The following proteins are co-located in the Dehalococcoides mccartyi 195 genome:
- the pth gene encoding aminoacyl-tRNA hydrolase translates to MKLIIGLGNPGKEYSGNRHNVGFQCLSRFAKDNHISFDKKCCLSRTGSGRINDEEIVLAKPQTYMNLSGKAASQLLRRYNLKAADIIVVQDDLDLPAGKIRLRLGGSAGGHNGISSIITDIGTKEFIRLKIGIGKPDSRNNGTEVVDHVLGNFGGEEREIMDKAITRASEALTCLLTFGLDTASNRFNS, encoded by the coding sequence ATGAAACTTATTATCGGGCTGGGAAACCCCGGCAAAGAATATTCGGGCAACCGCCATAACGTAGGTTTCCAGTGCCTGAGCCGTTTTGCCAAAGACAACCATATCAGCTTTGACAAAAAATGCTGCCTTTCCCGCACCGGTTCCGGCCGCATAAATGACGAAGAAATAGTGCTGGCCAAACCCCAGACCTATATGAACCTCTCCGGCAAAGCCGCCAGCCAGCTGCTTCGCCGCTACAACCTTAAAGCCGCTGATATTATTGTAGTGCAGGATGATTTGGATTTGCCTGCGGGCAAAATCCGACTGCGGCTGGGGGGGAGTGCCGGCGGGCATAACGGCATTTCATCTATTATTACAGACATCGGCACCAAGGAATTTATCCGCCTGAAGATAGGTATCGGCAAGCCGGATAGCCGGAATAACGGAACTGAGGTGGTAGACCATGTACTGGGCAACTTCGGCGGGGAAGAACGGGAGATTATGGACAAGGCTATTACCCGTGCTTCCGAAGCACTCACCTGCCTGCTGACCTTTGGACTGGATACCGCCTCCAACCGTTTCAACTCTTAA
- the ligA gene encoding NAD-dependent DNA ligase LigA: MFSPRTEIENLRREINRHNQLYYVQDNPEISDSEYDALLRRLKELEEAHPELVTADSPTQRVGAEPLKAFGIVNHPYPLLSLANAFSDTELEAWYLRVKKLLGNAAFQIDCEPKMDGLAVALTYRNGKFTTGATRGDGFQGENITRNLRTIHSIPLNTEEDAPPVFEIRGEVYLPKEGFAKLNRERADKGLSLFANPRNAAAGSLRQLDPSVTAERPLDIFIYALGYAEDSLLPDSHWQILEYFSRLGFKINPRNRLVNTLEEAKEYYREMAENRDSLPYEADGVVFKVDSVSLQQKLGDAGREPRWAIAYKFPAEQVTTLLRKIGISVGRTGTLNPYAILEPVNVGGVVVKQASLHNEDDILRKDIREGDTVVIQRAGEVIPEVVAPVLAKRSPESKPFSMEETLFNPKLSRPACPVCGGEIYRPAGEAMHYCANVSCPAQFERQLEHFVSRGTMDIRGIGESLSVILAQEGLVKNVSDLYYLTAADLLKLPRMGEKSADNIIKAIADSKSRPLDRVIFGLGIRHVGNETAALLSSRYGDIWALAGAGLDELQTIPDIGAKIASSIKAYFSEEKNIAVIRRLETAGVKLASDQKPSYKPLPLSGVEFVVTGKLDSLSREEAQQKIRSLGGTAKDNVTKATRYLVVGADAGSKLAKARSMGVKELSEQEFINMLEQS; this comes from the coding sequence CCCACCCAAAGAGTGGGGGCTGAGCCGCTAAAGGCCTTCGGCATTGTCAATCACCCTTATCCGCTGCTTTCTCTGGCAAATGCCTTTTCAGATACGGAACTGGAAGCCTGGTACCTGCGGGTAAAGAAACTGCTGGGGAATGCCGCTTTTCAGATAGACTGCGAACCCAAAATGGACGGGCTGGCAGTTGCACTTACCTACCGAAACGGCAAGTTTACCACCGGCGCTACCCGGGGTGACGGCTTTCAGGGTGAAAATATCACCCGAAACCTGAGAACTATCCATTCTATACCCTTAAATACCGAGGAGGACGCCCCCCCTGTTTTTGAAATAAGGGGTGAAGTGTATCTTCCAAAAGAAGGCTTCGCCAAGCTCAACCGCGAAAGGGCTGATAAAGGGCTATCCCTTTTTGCCAACCCCCGCAATGCCGCCGCCGGTTCGCTCCGCCAGCTTGACCCGTCAGTAACGGCCGAAAGACCGCTGGATATATTTATTTATGCTCTGGGGTATGCGGAAGACAGCCTGCTGCCTGACAGCCACTGGCAGATACTGGAATATTTCAGCCGCCTGGGTTTTAAGATAAACCCGCGTAACCGTCTGGTAAACACCCTGGAAGAAGCCAAAGAATACTACCGTGAGATGGCGGAAAACCGGGATTCCCTGCCCTACGAAGCAGACGGGGTAGTCTTCAAGGTAGATTCCGTATCCCTGCAGCAAAAACTGGGGGATGCGGGACGTGAACCCCGCTGGGCTATCGCCTATAAATTTCCGGCCGAACAGGTCACTACCCTCCTTAGGAAAATAGGCATATCGGTAGGCCGTACCGGCACTTTAAACCCGTATGCTATCCTTGAACCGGTAAATGTAGGCGGGGTAGTGGTAAAACAGGCCAGTTTGCATAACGAAGATGATATCCTCCGCAAGGATATCCGTGAAGGGGATACGGTAGTAATCCAGCGGGCGGGGGAAGTAATACCAGAGGTAGTTGCCCCGGTGCTGGCTAAACGCAGCCCCGAATCAAAACCCTTCAGCATGGAGGAAACCCTGTTTAACCCCAAACTTAGCCGCCCGGCCTGCCCGGTGTGCGGAGGGGAAATATACCGCCCCGCAGGCGAGGCTATGCACTACTGTGCCAACGTTTCCTGCCCCGCCCAGTTTGAACGCCAGCTGGAACACTTTGTTTCCAGAGGGACTATGGATATCCGCGGCATCGGCGAAAGCCTGAGCGTGATACTGGCACAAGAGGGACTAGTCAAAAACGTATCTGACCTTTACTACCTGACTGCGGCTGATTTACTGAAACTGCCGCGCATGGGTGAAAAAAGTGCGGATAATATAATAAAAGCTATCGCAGACAGCAAAAGCCGCCCGCTGGACAGGGTAATATTCGGGCTGGGTATCCGCCACGTGGGAAATGAGACAGCCGCTTTGCTATCCAGCCGCTACGGTGATATATGGGCACTGGCGGGGGCAGGGCTTGATGAACTGCAAACTATACCGGATATAGGTGCCAAGATAGCCAGCAGCATAAAAGCCTATTTCAGCGAAGAAAAAAACATAGCGGTCATCCGCCGTTTGGAAACAGCCGGAGTAAAGCTTGCTTCAGACCAAAAGCCCTCATACAAACCTCTGCCGCTTTCCGGAGTGGAGTTTGTAGTTACCGGCAAACTGGATAGTTTAAGCCGCGAAGAAGCACAGCAAAAAATCCGCTCACTTGGCGGCACGGCCAAGGACAATGTTACCAAAGCAACCCGCTATCTGGTGGTAGGTGCTGATGCCGGCTCCAAGCTGGCCAAAGCCCGCAGTATGGGGGTAAAAGAGCTGTCCGAACAGGAATTTATAAATATGCTGGAGCAATCTTGA
- a CDS encoding TIGR00725 family protein yields MDNKRIFIAVIGASKATPEETRLAEEVGKELALRQVTLVCGGMGGVMEAACRGASLNGGLTIGILPGNSREEANPYVQIPIISSIGFARNVMVVKSAQAVIAVGGAYGTLSEIAYALQSGLPVITLNSWSMSQNGKADGTVIKAGNALEAVTMALDLIN; encoded by the coding sequence ATGGATAATAAACGTATTTTCATTGCGGTTATAGGTGCCTCCAAAGCCACGCCGGAAGAAACCCGTTTGGCAGAGGAAGTGGGCAAAGAACTTGCGCTTAGGCAGGTTACACTTGTCTGCGGGGGCATGGGCGGGGTAATGGAAGCCGCCTGCCGGGGCGCATCTTTAAACGGGGGGCTGACCATAGGCATACTGCCGGGAAACAGCCGCGAAGAGGCAAACCCGTATGTCCAAATACCCATAATAAGCAGTATAGGTTTTGCCCGGAATGTCATGGTGGTCAAATCTGCCCAGGCAGTTATTGCGGTGGGCGGTGCTTACGGAACATTGTCTGAAATAGCCTATGCCCTCCAAAGCGGACTGCCGGTAATTACTTTAAACAGCTGGTCAATGAGCCAGAACGGCAAGGCTGACGGCACTGTAATCAAAGCCGGAAATGCCCTGGAAGCGGTTACAATGGCTCTGGATTTAATAAACTAA